A DNA window from Allokutzneria albata contains the following coding sequences:
- a CDS encoding ABC transporter substrate-binding protein: MRAVTALFAAVLVVVAGCAPVEEQAPAASGPATPGVGECAKTAMKTRTPGKFTFGTDQPVYEPWFSGDDPANGKGFESAVAYAVAGKLGYAKAEVDWVRVPFNAAIQPGPKSFDANLNEFSITEDRRKAVDFSSPYYDVTQAVVAFKSSPAAKATTVAALKEFKLGAQVGTTSYDAAAKQVQPTQQVAVYNTNDDAKQALRNNQVQAIVVDLATAFYITSAELPDAVIVGQLPAGGGKVEQFGIVLDKGSSLTRCVSAAVDALRADGTLAKTEQQWLAEAGKAPKLT, encoded by the coding sequence ATGCGTGCTGTCACTGCGTTGTTCGCCGCCGTGCTCGTCGTGGTGGCGGGGTGTGCTCCCGTCGAGGAGCAGGCACCCGCCGCCTCCGGCCCCGCCACCCCCGGGGTCGGCGAGTGCGCCAAGACCGCCATGAAGACCAGGACCCCGGGCAAGTTCACGTTCGGCACCGACCAGCCGGTGTACGAGCCGTGGTTCTCCGGCGACGACCCGGCCAACGGCAAGGGGTTCGAGTCCGCGGTCGCCTACGCCGTCGCGGGCAAGCTCGGCTACGCCAAGGCCGAGGTGGACTGGGTGCGGGTGCCGTTCAACGCGGCCATCCAGCCGGGGCCGAAGTCCTTCGACGCCAACCTCAACGAGTTCTCGATCACCGAGGACCGGCGCAAGGCGGTCGACTTCTCCAGCCCGTACTACGACGTGACCCAGGCCGTCGTCGCCTTCAAGAGCTCCCCGGCCGCGAAGGCCACCACGGTCGCCGCGCTCAAGGAGTTCAAGCTCGGCGCGCAGGTCGGCACCACCAGCTACGACGCGGCGGCCAAGCAGGTGCAGCCGACGCAGCAGGTGGCGGTCTACAACACCAACGACGACGCCAAGCAGGCGCTGCGCAACAACCAGGTGCAGGCGATCGTGGTCGACCTGGCGACCGCGTTCTACATCACCTCGGCCGAGCTGCCGGACGCGGTGATCGTCGGCCAGCTCCCGGCCGGCGGCGGCAAGGTCGAGCAGTTCGGCATCGTGCTGGACAAGGGCAGCTCGCTGACGCGCTGCGTGTCGGCGGCCGTCGACGCGCTGCGCGCGGACGGCACCCTGGCCAAGACCGAGCAGCAGTGGCTGGCCGAAGCGGGCAAGGCGCCCAAGCTCACGTGA
- a CDS encoding amino acid ABC transporter permease codes for MSAPSQLQLERLAYKRSRARRSTVVALASTVVFAVAAWLTITNAPGWPRVQASFFDWETAKKSLPALLDGLWLNVRVLVVCGILILVIGLAVAAVRTLRGPVWFPLRALATAYVDLFRGLPLIICLYLIGFGLPGLRLNGIPNDPVVLGSIALVLVYSAYVAEVFRAGIESVHPSQLASARSLGLTHAQTMRIVVLPQAVRRVLPPLLNDFVAFQKDCGLISVLGAVDAVRAAQIESASSYNFTPYVVAGLLFVVLAVPSSRLADWVSRRAARRQNAGGPGA; via the coding sequence GTGAGCGCGCCCAGCCAACTCCAACTGGAGCGCTTGGCGTACAAGCGTTCCCGCGCGCGAAGGTCCACAGTGGTCGCACTGGCGTCCACTGTGGTCTTCGCGGTCGCCGCGTGGTTGACGATCACCAACGCGCCCGGCTGGCCACGCGTGCAGGCGTCCTTCTTCGACTGGGAGACGGCGAAGAAGTCGTTGCCCGCGTTGCTGGACGGCTTGTGGCTCAACGTCCGCGTGCTCGTCGTGTGCGGGATCCTGATCCTCGTCATCGGTCTGGCGGTCGCCGCCGTGCGCACGCTGCGCGGGCCGGTGTGGTTCCCGCTGCGGGCGCTGGCCACCGCCTACGTCGACCTGTTCCGCGGGCTTCCGCTGATCATCTGCCTGTACCTGATCGGGTTCGGTCTTCCGGGACTGCGGCTGAACGGCATCCCCAACGATCCGGTCGTGCTCGGCTCGATCGCGCTGGTGCTCGTCTACTCCGCCTACGTCGCCGAGGTCTTCCGGGCGGGCATCGAGTCGGTCCACCCCTCGCAGCTGGCTTCGGCGCGCTCGCTCGGGCTGACCCACGCGCAGACGATGCGGATCGTCGTGCTGCCGCAGGCGGTCCGGCGCGTGCTGCCGCCGCTGCTCAACGACTTCGTCGCGTTCCAGAAGGACTGCGGGCTGATCTCCGTGCTGGGCGCGGTGGACGCGGTGCGGGCGGCGCAGATCGAGTCGGCCAGTTCCTACAACTTCACCCCGTACGTGGTGGCGGGGCTGCTGTTCGTGGTGCTCGCGGTGCCCTCCAGCCGGTTGGCGGACTGGGTGTCCCGGCGCGCGGCGCGGCGGCAGAACGCGGGAGGCCCCGGTGCTTGA
- a CDS encoding amino acid ABC transporter ATP-binding protein, which translates to MLEVRNLVKRYGTHLVLDGVDLDVAEHEVVVLIGSSGSGKSTLLKCVNLLEEIDDGRIVLDGVDISDPRTNPDHARRGMGIVFQAFNLFPHLNVLDNVMLAPKVVHKVPEEQARDRAMELLAKVGLAEKATAYPDRLSGGQQQRVAIARALAYDPKLLLLDEITSALDPELVGEVLTLVRELAASGTTLLMATHEMGFAKQVADRVCFLDGGALIESGPPSQILESPEHPRTQQFLSRIIQAGRL; encoded by the coding sequence GTGCTTGAGGTCCGCAACCTGGTGAAGCGCTACGGCACGCACCTCGTGCTCGACGGCGTCGACCTCGACGTCGCCGAGCACGAGGTCGTCGTGCTCATCGGTTCTTCCGGTTCCGGCAAGTCCACGCTGCTCAAGTGCGTGAACCTGCTGGAGGAGATCGACGACGGCCGGATCGTGCTGGACGGGGTGGACATCTCCGACCCGCGCACGAACCCCGACCACGCGCGGCGCGGCATGGGCATCGTCTTCCAGGCGTTCAACCTGTTCCCGCACCTGAACGTGCTCGACAACGTGATGCTCGCGCCGAAGGTCGTGCACAAGGTGCCCGAGGAGCAGGCCCGCGACCGCGCGATGGAGCTGCTGGCGAAGGTCGGCCTCGCGGAGAAGGCGACGGCCTATCCGGACCGGCTCTCCGGTGGCCAGCAGCAGCGGGTGGCGATCGCGCGTGCGCTGGCCTACGACCCGAAGCTGTTGCTGCTGGACGAGATCACCAGCGCACTGGACCCGGAACTGGTCGGCGAGGTGCTGACGCTCGTGCGCGAGCTGGCCGCGAGCGGGACCACCCTGCTGATGGCCACGCACGAGATGGGCTTCGCCAAGCAGGTCGCCGACCGGGTGTGCTTCCTCGACGGCGGCGCGCTGATCGAGTCCGGTCCGCCGTCCCAGATCCTGGAAAGCCCGGAACACCCTCGCACGCAACAGTTTCTTTCGCGGATCATCCAGGCTGGACGGTTGTAG
- a CDS encoding SAM-dependent methyltransferase has product MTPIQPPGPDILRWPGLAAPPPNPLRAGIAERLFRHAVRTLPIQVRLPGGQLLGAGGPDSPVMRILRPATFFHRLGLDSKIGFGESYMAGDWTSSRLADVLTPFARRMATLVPKPLQAFRRAVDRPQPSAERNTVDGARENIHRHYDLSNDLFATFLDETMTYSSAWFTPASSDLAEAQRRKIDGILDYAGVRRGTRMLEIGTGWGELAIRAAQRGAEVTSLTISAEQKSLAEQRISAAGVNDKIRVQLRDYRHAEGRYDAIVSVEMIEAVGREYWPTYFGALDRLLVPGGRIGLQAITMPHDRMLATRRTYTWIHKYVFPGGLLPSLRAIEDNLARTGLRLVEQRSLGPHYAQTLREWRDRFTARWKQVADLGFDSTFRRMWEFYLAYCEAGFRARYIDVWQLGITKAA; this is encoded by the coding sequence TTGACTCCAATTCAGCCGCCGGGCCCCGACATCCTCCGCTGGCCGGGGCTGGCCGCTCCCCCGCCCAACCCGCTGCGGGCGGGCATCGCCGAGCGGCTGTTCCGGCACGCGGTGCGGACGCTGCCGATCCAGGTGCGGCTGCCGGGCGGGCAGCTGCTCGGCGCGGGTGGCCCGGACTCGCCGGTGATGCGGATCCTGCGGCCCGCGACCTTCTTCCACCGCCTCGGCCTGGACTCCAAGATCGGTTTCGGGGAGTCCTACATGGCCGGGGACTGGACCAGCAGCAGGCTCGCCGACGTGCTCACCCCGTTCGCGCGGCGGATGGCGACGCTCGTTCCCAAGCCCCTGCAAGCCTTCCGCCGTGCGGTGGACCGGCCGCAGCCGTCCGCGGAGCGCAACACCGTCGACGGCGCGCGGGAGAACATCCACCGGCACTACGACCTGTCCAACGACCTGTTCGCCACGTTCCTCGACGAGACGATGACGTACTCGTCGGCGTGGTTCACCCCGGCCTCCTCCGACCTCGCCGAGGCGCAACGCCGCAAGATCGACGGCATCCTGGACTACGCGGGGGTGCGCAGGGGCACGCGCATGCTGGAGATCGGCACCGGCTGGGGCGAGCTGGCGATCCGGGCGGCCCAGCGCGGCGCCGAGGTGACCTCGCTGACCATCTCGGCTGAGCAGAAGTCGTTGGCGGAGCAGCGGATCAGCGCGGCGGGCGTCAACGACAAGATCCGGGTGCAGCTGCGCGACTACCGGCACGCTGAGGGCCGCTACGACGCGATCGTCTCCGTCGAGATGATCGAGGCGGTCGGCCGCGAGTACTGGCCGACGTACTTCGGCGCGCTGGACCGGCTGCTGGTGCCGGGCGGGCGGATCGGCCTGCAGGCCATCACGATGCCGCACGATCGCATGCTCGCGACGCGGCGGACGTACACGTGGATCCACAAGTACGTCTTCCCCGGCGGGCTGCTGCCCTCGCTGCGCGCGATCGAGGACAACCTCGCGCGGACCGGTTTGCGGCTGGTGGAACAGCGGTCGCTCGGCCCGCACTACGCGCAGACCTTGCGCGAGTGGCGGGACCGGTTCACCGCGCGCTGGAAGCAGGTCGCCGATCTCGGCTTCGACTCCACGTTCCGGCGGATGTGGGAGTTCTACCTCGCCTACTGCGAGGCCGGGTTCCGCGCCCGCTACATCGACGTGTGGCAGCTGGGGATCACCAAGGCCGCGTAG